CTACATTTACGGTTTCGGTTTTTAAAACTTCTTTCGTTGTATAATCCCAGATTGTAACTTTCAATGCCGGGTTTGCATCTGGCATTTTAACCGTTATCGCTTTCATCACTCCTTTTACATTTGGAGAAAATGCCAATCCAAATTCATAGCTGCCTGAATTAATAAAATTGCTCGTAGTTGTAAATCCTGCCTGTGTATGATAAGATTCCAATGGATTTTCAACAGGATAAGATGGTTTGCTATCGTCACTGCTGCAAGAGATTGCTAAAATTGCCAATAAAGCTCCTGATAAGATTTTAATCGTTTTCATTTCTCTAATTTTTTGTTGTTATTTTTTACTCATTTGGTTGGGACAAAGTTGCAGACATCATCAGGCTAAAAAAACAGGAAATAGACCAATAACATTTTAAATAGACCAATAACATTTTTCTTAATAAATGTTAAATTTTTTATCTATATTTGAGTAAATCCTACCGGATATGGAAAAGTTAAAATGCATCATAGTCGATGATGACGAAATAGACAGACTTACGGTGCTTTCGTTTGCGAAACGGTTTGAAAACCTTTCCATTTTGGGCGTTTTTGATAACGCCGACGAGGCACTCGCTTTTATGGAAAACAACAAACCGGACATTTTGTTTCTGGATATTGATATGCCCGGCATGAATGGTGTGGAATTGCGAAAAAAAGCTTTAGAAGTTTCCGCCTGTATTTTCATCACTTCACACCCGGAATTTGCCGTAGAAAGCTTTGAACTTGACACTTTAGATTTTATCGTCAAGCCTTTAAAATTTGACCGCTTTGCCCAGACCATGCGCCGCATTGAGGAATTCATGGAAATAAAGCATAAAGCCTCCTTATTTGAATCGAGCATAGGTGGTGATGTGATTTATATAAAAGAAGGACACGACCAGACCAAAGTCAAGCTACATGACATCTTATATCTTGAAGCCCTAAAAGACTACACGCTGATTATTACTTCTAAAAAAAGGCATTGTGTACTGTCAAGCATAGGAGTGTTGCTTAAAGAATCCCATTTTCAATCTTTTATAAGAATACACAGGAGTTTTGCCGTACAAAAACAATTCATAGAAAAAATCAACACCCAGGAAATCCTGCTCAGCAATGGAGCCATGATTCCTGTGGGAAGGAGCTTTAAAGAAAACATCAATATACTGCTATCATGAAAAAGGCATTCTTATTTTTAGTATTCTGCTTGTTCTCTACTGCACTATCTGCCCAAAAGCAAGGACAGATGCTGATTGATTCGTTGGAAACAGCCCTAAAAAACACCAAAGACAAAAAAACAATTGTCATTATCAAAAACAAGCTAAGCCAGGAATATTCAAGGGTGGACCCGGAAAAAGGAAAGCAACTGGCAAAAAGCGCCATTGAAATGGCAGAAACTATTGATTTTAAAAATGGTCTGGCCGAAGGCTACCGTTGCCTGGGAATTAATACAACTGATTCTACAGCGATTAATTTTTACCGAAAAGGTCTAGCATTTGCCAAAGAAACTAAAGACAAGCAGGTATTGAGTGTTTTGTACCGGAATATAGCCGTTTATTATATCTATAGAAATGATTACAAAAACGGACTCGACTATAGTTTCAAATCGCTTAAACTAAGTGAGGAATTAGGCAAAAACGAAGAAATTGCCGGCACTTATATCAACATCGGGTTTATATACAACGACCTGAAAGACCGGAAAAAAGCACTGGAATATTTCAAAAAAGCATTGGATATAAACAAGAAGTTCAACAATCCGACGATGAAAGCTGTGATTCTTGAAAATATTGGCGTATTATACAATAACGAAGGTAAAAACGAACTAGCGGTTTCCTACCTTAATCAGGCGCTGGAAATCAACCGAAAAAACAACAACCTGAATTTTGTAGCTACAAATCTTGGGACGTTAGGAAGTGCCTATTTGGAATTAAAAAAATATGACCTGGCCGAAAGCCATATCAAGGAAGCATTAAAAATCAGCAAGGAGTTAAAAATTCGCAGAGTCATGTCCTACAACCTGCAAAATCTTTCCATGATTTACATGGACAAGTATGCAGACCCAAAAAACAACTCCTTTTACAAAAGCAGACCCGTGGCAGATACTTCCTTACTGATGCTGAAAGAAGCGGTAATTTACGACCAGGAAAGCAACGACATCAAATCACTTTCAACCGATTTTAAACAGATTGCCTCGTTGTATGAGGAATTGGGCGATTCAAAAAACGCACTTCTTTATTTCAAAAAATTCAACACCTATAAAGATTCCATCTATCAGACTGACACAAAAGAAACCGTAAAAAACCTGGAAGACCAACGGACAATTGAACTAAAAAACAAGGAAATCCAGTTCAATAAGCTCAAAATTGAGAGTAAGGAAAAACAGAAATGGTATTTTATACTGGGTCTCATCCTATTGGGAATTATAGGGATACTGTTGTTCTACCAAAGCCGGAACCGCAAAAGAAGTAATGAAAAATTACAGCAACTGAATAACGAATTGGATTTGGCCAATAAAACAAAATCCCGCTTTTTCAGTATCCTCAACCACGATTTGAGAAGTCCTGTGTCGAGTCTGATTCATTTTCTCCATCTGCAAAAAGAGAGTCCCGAATTGCTGGATGCTGAAAGCAAAAAAAGAATGGAAGACAAAACAATCAATTCTGCCGAAAACCTGCTTAATTCCATGGAAGACTTATTGCTTTGGAGCAAAGGCCAAATGGAAAACTTCAAACCTCAGCCTAAAACCATTAGTGTAGGTTCGTTATTTGAAGACACTCGAAAACATTTTTCAGGACAAGAGAAGATTGACATTCTGTTTGAAGACCCGCAAGGATTAGTACTAAATACTGATGAAAATTACCTGAAAACAATTATCCGAAATCTGACCGGAAATGCCATCAAAGCTTTGGAAAAAACCAATAATGCTAAAATAATCTGGAAAGCATGGCAGGAAAACGGGATAAAACACCTTTCCATAACAGATAATGGCCCGGGTGGCACTCAGGAACAATTTAAAGCCTTATATGACGATAAAGAAGTTGTTGGAATTAAGACGGGATTAGGCCTGCATTTGATACGCGATCTGGCTAAGGCCATTGACTGCAAGATTGACATACAAACACAGCCTAACCAGGGGACTGCTTTTATACTGACATTAAAATAAAAAACCCTTCCAGAACTTTGGGGGTCCTGGAAGGGCGTATTAAAATATAATCTCTCGATTATAACAATGCGTCAATTGCGTCTGTGTAGCTTTGTTTCGGCGCTACGCCTACTTGTCTTCCCACTACTTCTCCATTTTGGAAAACCAATACTGTTGGAATATTTCTCACGCCATACTTAGCAGCAAACTCCTGGTTTGCATCTACGTCAACTTTTCCAACAACAGCTTTCCCATCATATTCAGTACTGATTTGGTCGATGATTGGACCAACCATTCTACAAGGTCCACACCATGCTGCCCAAAAATCCACTAAAACGGGTTTATCTGATTTTAATACAATTTCTTCGAAAGTTGCATCAGTTATTGCTTGTGCCATATTTTTTGTTCTTTAATTTTACATTACAAAATTAGTTATTTTATCTGTAATGTTTGTTAATTGAAAATTAGTTTTGGTTATAAAGATATTGTCAATTTCTATCTCAAAAAAGTTAATTTAATTTGAAGTTGACTTGTAATTTTTCTAATTCACGCAATAATTCACCACAAATATTCACTTTTAATTTCCTGCTTGGCATAGAAAGATAGGTAATTACTTTGGTTTCTTCTACAACTGCCGGAACATTCAATTCCATCTCTTCTGCATTTTCCATATCAGGAATTGCTTCGATTTCATCCGCATTTGTTTCTACTGCAACAGGTACTTCTTTTGTAATCTTTTCGGTCTCCATTACTTCAAAAGTCACATTATTTTCTCCCCTGTTAGCCTGAAAAATATGACTTAGCTTTGTAATCATTTCAGAATGCAGCTCACGGATGTTCATCTGGATAATAAGCTTTTTCGCAAAAGTAGTCAACACATCCTGTAGATACTGGATTCCTATGAACTGGATTCTTGGCTCGCCTTTTTTCCCTGTTTCCGCATTGGCCCAGCCTTCACGCACCAGAATTTTCATATAGGTAAAATTATTCTGTATGAGGAAATGACGAAATTTAAGGTACTCCTCTCCAAATATTCTGAATTCTGCCGATTCATCATAGCCTTCCAATACAAACGAGGCCCAGCCTTTTCCGTTTTTGGCAACCCTATGCTGTACATCGGTTATAATTCCTCCAACTGTCAGGTTCTTATTGACATGTGCCTCCAGATTCTTCAATGCGTCCAGTTTGGCATTACAGAAATATTTCATTTCAAAACGGTAATCATCAAGAGGATGTCCGGAAATATAAATTCCAACTACTTCTTTTTCTTTTGCCAGTTTTTCCATCGTACTCCAGTCTTCACAAGGCGGTATGACCGGTTCCGGAATCTGCACGTCGCTTGTTTCTCCAAAAAGACTTACTTGCGAAGAGTTTTCATTTTCCTGAAATTTTGAACCGTAGCGCATGGCCTTTTCCAAAAACGTAATTCCATCGCCTTCATCATGGAAATATTGGGCACGATGTGCCGTAAAGCAATCGAATCCTCCTGCAAGAGCCAGGTTTTCAAATGCTTTTTTGTTGGCGGCACGCAAATCAATACGTTTTGCCAAATCAAAAATCGATTTGTATTTTCCTTCTTTTCTGTTTTCTACAATAGTCTGTACGGCTCCCATTCCAACACCCTTAATGGCTCCCATTCCAAAACGGACAGCATAATTTTCATTTACCGTAAACTTATAGAACGATTCATTAACATCGGGCCCCAGAACCTGCAATCCCATACGTTTACATTCTTCCATGAAAAACGAAACCTGTTTGATATCGTTCATGTTGTTGGAAAGCACCGCCGCCATATATTCTGCCGGATAATGTGCTTTTAAGTAAGCCGTCTGGTAGGCAATCCAGGCATAGCAAGTGGAGTGTGATTTATTAAACGCATATTGTGCAAAGGCTTCCCAGTCTTTCCATATTTTTTCAAGCTTATCTGCCGGATGGCCATTAGCAACTGCCTGGTCAATGAATTTGGATTTCATCTTATCCAGAACGTCTTTCTGCTTTTTACCCATTGCCTTACGCAAGACGTCGGCATCACCTTTGGAAAAGTTCGCCAGCTTTTGCGACAAAAGCATTACCTGCTCCTGATATACCGTAATTCCATAGGTATCTTTCAGGTATTCTTCGCAGGCTTCAAGGTCATAGACGATTTCTTCTTCCCCATTTTTTCTTCGTACGAAACTCGGAATATATTCCAATGGTCCCGGACGATACAATGCGTTCATCGCAATCAAATCACCAAAAACCGTTGGCTTCAGGTCTTTCATGTATTTCTGCATACCAACCGATTCGTATTGGAAAATCCCAACCGTTTCTCCTCTTTGGAAAAGCTCATACGTCTTGACATCATCAATCGGGAAAGCATCGGGATCCAGTTCAATTCCCGTTCTGTATTTTACCAGTTTTACGGTATCTTTTATAAGTGTCAGGGTCTTCAGACCCAGAAAGTCCATTTTTAGCAGACCTGCACTTTCTACTACTGAGTTATCAAATTGCGTTACATACAAATCCGAATCTTTTGCCGTAGAAACCGGGACGAAATTTGTAATATCGTCTGGCGTGATGATAACACCACAGGCATGGATTCCCGTATTTCGGAGATTTCCTTCCAATAATTTTGCCTGAGTAATTGCTTCCCCACCCAAATCTCCTGCATTTGCAAGCGCTATAAGTTCCTGTACTTTATCAAATTCTTCGGCACGAAGCGCCTTTTTAAGCTGTTCGTTATCAAAAGTAAATATCTTCGCCAGATTGAGGTTCATCGGGATAAGCTTGGCAATCTTATCCGCTTCAAACAGCGGTAAATCCAAAACACGGGCCGTATCCCTGATTGAAGATTTTGCCGCCATGGTTCCATAAGTAATAATCTGTGCTACCTGATTGGAACCGTATTTATTGATAACATAATCCATTACACGACCACGTCCTTCGTCATCAAAATCGATATCGATATCGGGCATGGACACACGATCCGGATTTAGAAAACGCTCAAAAAGCAAATCGTAAAGCATCGGGTCGATATTGGTAATTCCCAAACAGTAAGCCACAACAGAACCCGCTGCCGAACCACGGCCAGGACCTACAGAAACATCCAGCTTTCTCGCTTCGGCAATAAAATCCTGTACAATCAGGAAGTAACCCGGATAACCCGTCTTTTCAATCGTCTGTAATTCAAAATCCAGACGCTCCTGGATTTCAGGTGTTATTTCCTTGTATCTTCTCTTGGCTCCTTCATAAGTAAGGTGTTTGAGATAGAGATTTTCACCTCTTTTACCTCCGTCGATTTCATCTTCAGGAACAATGAATTGTTCAGGAATATCAAATTTTGGAAGCAGTACTTCGCGTGCCAAATCGAATATTTCTATTTTTTCGACTATTTCCTGAATATTGTATATGGCTTCCGGGAGATCAGCAAAAAGCGCCTTCATTTCTTCTCCCGACTTAAAATAATATTCTTTATTAGGCATTCCATATCGGTAGCCGCGACCGCGTCCTACCGGTGTGGATTGTTTTTCACCGTCACGGACACAAAGAAGGATATCATGTGCATTGGCATCTTCCTTGTCGATATAGAAAATGTTATTGGTTGCCACTAATTTCAGGTCGTGTTTTCTCGCTAAAGAAATCAAAGTAGTATTTACACGATTTTCATCTTCCTGATTGTGGCGCATCAACTCAATGTAACAATCTTCTCCAAATTCCTGTTTCCACCAAAGCAAAGCTTCTTCTGCCTGATGTTCACCAATATTCAGAATCTTGCTCGGTATTTCGCCATAAAGGTTACCCGACAAGACAATTATATCTTCTTTGTATTGTTTTATGACTTCTTTATCTATCCTTGGCACATAATAAAAACCTTTGGTATAGGCTATCGAAGACATTTTGGCCAGGTTATGATAACCGTTTTTATTCTTTGCCAGCAAAACGACCTGATAGCCATTATCTTTTCGGGTACGGTCGAGGTGATCTTCACAGACAAAAAACTCGCAACCCACTATTGGTTTCATCAAAACCTCTGTTGGTTCTTCACCATTATCAATGAGCGATTGGTTTTTTGCTTTTGCGGCTTTATTATGGTTCAGTACGTCACGTACAAAATGGAAAGCTCCCATTAAGTTAGCATGGTCTGTCATGGCGACGGCCGGCATTTTATGCTTAGCCGCAGCCTTAACCAGGTCGCCAATACTAATCGTGGATTGTAATACAGAAAACTGCGTATGGTTGTGCAGATGTACGAAATCAACATCTGTTAAAGAAATAGTGTTTTCTGCCGTCTGCTTTTTCTGGGCCTCATCAGTAGCTTTTTGCAAACGGGCACGCACTTCATCAGATGCCTGTTTCAGGTTGATGTGCTTTAATCCGATGAGCTGAATCTCTTTCGGATTGTTTTCATTGAACCTTCTAAAATAATCTGCCGGTACGTC
This portion of the Flavobacterium lindanitolerans genome encodes:
- a CDS encoding DUF4082 domain-containing protein, coding for MKTIKILSGALLAILAISCSSDDSKPSYPVENPLESYHTQAGFTTTSNFINSGSYEFGLAFSPNVKGVMKAITVKMPDANPALKVTIWDYTTKEVLKTETVNVATANTLVTHPITDLALEKDKKYMITMNSNDWYKRSKADNTNATYPITAGNIKFLEYRWVNGATQVYPTNVSLNYNGGDLSFDFKRTE
- a CDS encoding LytR/AlgR family response regulator transcription factor, with protein sequence MEKLKCIIVDDDEIDRLTVLSFAKRFENLSILGVFDNADEALAFMENNKPDILFLDIDMPGMNGVELRKKALEVSACIFITSHPEFAVESFELDTLDFIVKPLKFDRFAQTMRRIEEFMEIKHKASLFESSIGGDVIYIKEGHDQTKVKLHDILYLEALKDYTLIITSKKRHCVLSSIGVLLKESHFQSFIRIHRSFAVQKQFIEKINTQEILLSNGAMIPVGRSFKENINILLS
- a CDS encoding tetratricopeptide repeat-containing sensor histidine kinase, producing MKKAFLFLVFCLFSTALSAQKQGQMLIDSLETALKNTKDKKTIVIIKNKLSQEYSRVDPEKGKQLAKSAIEMAETIDFKNGLAEGYRCLGINTTDSTAINFYRKGLAFAKETKDKQVLSVLYRNIAVYYIYRNDYKNGLDYSFKSLKLSEELGKNEEIAGTYINIGFIYNDLKDRKKALEYFKKALDINKKFNNPTMKAVILENIGVLYNNEGKNELAVSYLNQALEINRKNNNLNFVATNLGTLGSAYLELKKYDLAESHIKEALKISKELKIRRVMSYNLQNLSMIYMDKYADPKNNSFYKSRPVADTSLLMLKEAVIYDQESNDIKSLSTDFKQIASLYEELGDSKNALLYFKKFNTYKDSIYQTDTKETVKNLEDQRTIELKNKEIQFNKLKIESKEKQKWYFILGLILLGIIGILLFYQSRNRKRSNEKLQQLNNELDLANKTKSRFFSILNHDLRSPVSSLIHFLHLQKESPELLDAESKKRMEDKTINSAENLLNSMEDLLLWSKGQMENFKPQPKTISVGSLFEDTRKHFSGQEKIDILFEDPQGLVLNTDENYLKTIIRNLTGNAIKALEKTNNAKIIWKAWQENGIKHLSITDNGPGGTQEQFKALYDDKEVVGIKTGLGLHLIRDLAKAIDCKIDIQTQPNQGTAFILTLK
- the trxA gene encoding thioredoxin; this translates as MAQAITDATFEEIVLKSDKPVLVDFWAAWCGPCRMVGPIIDQISTEYDGKAVVGKVDVDANQEFAAKYGVRNIPTVLVFQNGEVVGRQVGVAPKQSYTDAIDALL
- the dnaE gene encoding DNA polymerase III subunit alpha, with product MYLIFDTETTGLPKRWDAPITDTNNWPRCIQIAWQLHDEMGNLIESQDYLVKPEGFNIPYDAERIHGISTELAAERGIGLSEVLEKFNIALSKSKFIVGQNVGFDVNIMGCEFYRFGVASKMAEMPVLDTCTEYTAELLKLPGGRGGKFKLPTLTELHQFLFNQPFAEAHNATADVEATTRCFLELIRREAFTKEQLDVPADYFRRFNENNPKEIQLIGLKHINLKQASDEVRARLQKATDEAQKKQTAENTISLTDVDFVHLHNHTQFSVLQSTISIGDLVKAAAKHKMPAVAMTDHANLMGAFHFVRDVLNHNKAAKAKNQSLIDNGEEPTEVLMKPIVGCEFFVCEDHLDRTRKDNGYQVVLLAKNKNGYHNLAKMSSIAYTKGFYYVPRIDKEVIKQYKEDIIVLSGNLYGEIPSKILNIGEHQAEEALLWWKQEFGEDCYIELMRHNQEDENRVNTTLISLARKHDLKLVATNNIFYIDKEDANAHDILLCVRDGEKQSTPVGRGRGYRYGMPNKEYYFKSGEEMKALFADLPEAIYNIQEIVEKIEIFDLAREVLLPKFDIPEQFIVPEDEIDGGKRGENLYLKHLTYEGAKRRYKEITPEIQERLDFELQTIEKTGYPGYFLIVQDFIAEARKLDVSVGPGRGSAAGSVVAYCLGITNIDPMLYDLLFERFLNPDRVSMPDIDIDFDDEGRGRVMDYVINKYGSNQVAQIITYGTMAAKSSIRDTARVLDLPLFEADKIAKLIPMNLNLAKIFTFDNEQLKKALRAEEFDKVQELIALANAGDLGGEAITQAKLLEGNLRNTGIHACGVIITPDDITNFVPVSTAKDSDLYVTQFDNSVVESAGLLKMDFLGLKTLTLIKDTVKLVKYRTGIELDPDAFPIDDVKTYELFQRGETVGIFQYESVGMQKYMKDLKPTVFGDLIAMNALYRPGPLEYIPSFVRRKNGEEEIVYDLEACEEYLKDTYGITVYQEQVMLLSQKLANFSKGDADVLRKAMGKKQKDVLDKMKSKFIDQAVANGHPADKLEKIWKDWEAFAQYAFNKSHSTCYAWIAYQTAYLKAHYPAEYMAAVLSNNMNDIKQVSFFMEECKRMGLQVLGPDVNESFYKFTVNENYAVRFGMGAIKGVGMGAVQTIVENRKEGKYKSIFDLAKRIDLRAANKKAFENLALAGGFDCFTAHRAQYFHDEGDGITFLEKAMRYGSKFQENENSSQVSLFGETSDVQIPEPVIPPCEDWSTMEKLAKEKEVVGIYISGHPLDDYRFEMKYFCNAKLDALKNLEAHVNKNLTVGGIITDVQHRVAKNGKGWASFVLEGYDESAEFRIFGEEYLKFRHFLIQNNFTYMKILVREGWANAETGKKGEPRIQFIGIQYLQDVLTTFAKKLIIQMNIRELHSEMITKLSHIFQANRGENNVTFEVMETEKITKEVPVAVETNADEIEAIPDMENAEEMELNVPAVVEETKVITYLSMPSRKLKVNICGELLRELEKLQVNFKLN